One window of Tenacibaculum maritimum NCIMB 2154 genomic DNA carries:
- a CDS encoding PAS domain-containing protein — protein sequence MKNDLKNMLCLDLYVASLSQEAYTNLQPALATPTKKHLHIRSWGIQNLFKENTLAKDIKALHTFALAFQWQNDLRRILHKNPSYETLILTNASKEIVWVNDGFQKMTGYDKSFALHKTAGFLQGEKTSLATRKRIRKKLLKNKPFKEVILNYRKDQTSYECELTIFPLASKAKTTHFLALEKEVV from the coding sequence ATGAAAAACGATTTAAAAAACATGCTTTGCTTGGACCTCTATGTAGCTTCTTTAAGCCAAGAAGCTTATACCAACCTACAACCCGCATTGGCAACCCCTACTAAAAAACACCTCCACATACGAAGTTGGGGGATTCAAAATTTATTTAAGGAAAATACGCTTGCCAAAGACATCAAGGCACTACATACATTCGCTTTGGCATTTCAATGGCAAAATGACCTGCGTCGTATTTTACACAAGAACCCCTCTTATGAAACCCTGATTCTAACCAATGCTTCTAAAGAGATTGTTTGGGTAAATGATGGCTTTCAAAAAATGACGGGATATGACAAAAGTTTTGCCTTGCATAAAACGGCAGGATTTTTACAGGGTGAAAAAACCTCTCTAGCTACCCGAAAAAGAATCCGAAAAAAGCTATTAAAAAACAAGCCCTTTAAAGAAGTCATCCTTAACTACAGAAAAGACCAAACGAGTTATGAATGCGAATTGACAATTTTTCCGCTTGCTTCCAAAGCAAAAACAACACATTTTTTAGCCTTGGAAAAAGAGGTGGTTTGA
- the rpmG gene encoding 50S ribosomal protein L33 has product MAKKGNRVQVILECTEHKASGERGTSRYITTKNKKNTPDRMEIKKFNPILKRMTVHKEIK; this is encoded by the coding sequence ATGGCAAAAAAAGGAAACAGAGTACAGGTTATTTTAGAATGTACTGAGCACAAAGCATCAGGTGAGAGAGGAACTTCTCGTTACATCACTACGAAAAATAAGAAGAATACTCCAGATAGAATGGAAATTAAAAAATTCAATCCTATCTTGAAAAGAATGACAGTTCACAAAGAGATTAAATAA
- the ftsY gene encoding signal recognition particle-docking protein FtsY, whose protein sequence is MSFFKKIFSKEKKETLDKGLEKTKTSFFTKLSKAVAGKSKVDDDVLDNLEEILVASDVGVATTLKIIDRIEARVARDKYLGTSELNKILREEIAGLLSETNLGNDTEFTIPKNKKPYVLMVVGVNGVGKTTTIGKLAAQFKKQGLKVVLGAADTFRAAAIDQLQVWADRTEVPIVRQEMGSDPASVAFDTLKSAVSQDADVVIIDTAGRLHNKVNLMNELTKIKRVMQKVVADAPHDVLLVLDGSTGQNAFEQAKQFTKATEVTSLAVTKLDGTAKGGVVIGISDQFQIPVKYIGVGEGIDDLQVFNKNEFVDSFFI, encoded by the coding sequence ATGAGTTTTTTTAAGAAAATTTTTTCAAAAGAAAAAAAAGAAACGTTAGATAAAGGGTTGGAGAAAACAAAAACAAGTTTTTTTACAAAATTATCTAAAGCTGTAGCTGGAAAATCTAAAGTAGATGATGATGTACTAGATAACTTGGAAGAAATACTAGTAGCTTCTGATGTTGGCGTAGCTACTACTTTGAAAATTATTGATAGAATTGAAGCAAGAGTCGCAAGAGATAAATATTTAGGAACTAGCGAGCTAAATAAAATTCTTCGTGAAGAAATAGCAGGTCTTTTATCAGAAACAAACCTAGGGAATGACACTGAATTCACCATTCCTAAAAATAAAAAGCCCTATGTATTAATGGTTGTGGGGGTGAACGGTGTTGGTAAAACAACCACTATTGGTAAGTTGGCAGCTCAATTTAAAAAGCAAGGATTAAAAGTTGTTTTAGGAGCAGCAGATACTTTTAGAGCAGCAGCCATAGACCAGTTACAAGTTTGGGCAGATAGAACAGAAGTTCCAATAGTAAGGCAAGAAATGGGGTCTGATCCTGCATCCGTAGCTTTTGATACTTTAAAATCAGCAGTATCACAAGATGCAGATGTGGTAATTATTGATACCGCAGGGCGCTTGCACAACAAGGTAAACCTCATGAATGAGTTGACAAAAATAAAAAGAGTCATGCAAAAAGTGGTGGCAGATGCGCCGCATGATGTACTCTTAGTATTGGACGGATCAACAGGGCAAAATGCTTTTGAACAAGCCAAACAATTTACCAAAGCAACAGAAGTAACTTCTTTAGCCGTTACCAAATTGGATGGAACAGCCAAAGGAGGCGTAGTGATTGGTATTTCAGACCAATTTCAAATCCCTGTAAAATACATCGGGGTAGGAGAAGGGATCGACGATTTACAAGTGTTTAATAAAAATGAATTTGTAGATTCATTCTTTATATAA
- a CDS encoding type I restriction endonuclease subunit R, translating into MYDIGKSERATQNRVVQLFQHQLGYSYLGHWEKQVRKYPVEEALLLKYLIAQGYSATLSEKAISIFMKAVTNLANDLYAANKEVYKLLRYGISVREALGKQKETVWLVDWKHIQHNHFAIAEEVTVQGKHNKRPDIVIYVNGIALGILELKRSKVGVTDAIRQNIDNQQPAFIPQFFTTMQFILAGNDTQGIRYGTIGTPEKYYLQWKEESAVHYDYVLDKHIAQLCEKERLLELIHDFVVYDKGVKKLSRPNQFFGIKAAQHNIQTRTGGIVWHTQGSGKSLTMVWLTKWIRENIKDSRVLIITDRQELDSQIEQLFAGVDETIYRAKSGRDLLSVLNQKTAMLISSLVHKFRRNDESGDYESYIAELTQSFGSDFRAKGDIYVFVDECHRTQSGKLHEAMKSILPNALFIGFTGTPLLKKDKQKSIEVFGTYIGNPYKFDEAVDDGVVLDLLYEARDVAQFVTDQQSVDEWFDAETKGLTDVAKIALKKRWGTLQKVLGSKSRLEKIVFDIIRDFKVIPRLSSGGGNAMLVSGSVYQACKYYELFQRAGFKECAIITSYQPHHADIKGEGAGEGALTDKLLKYEVYTQMLKGKSTEAFEEEAKATFINEPAKMKLLIVVDKLLTGFDAPSATYLYIDKKMQDHGLFQAICRVNRVDGDEKEYGYIIDYKDLFKSLEKSISDYTSEVFDNYDEEDVKGLLKDRQEAGKTRLETALEVVSALCEPVHPKDEPNYIRYFCGNTENAQDLKNTEEKRVFLYKAVVALIRAYANIANEMHKIGFSDAEAKKIKEEVQYYSDIRDTIKQASGDYLDFKRFEPGMRQLMDMYLDAKSSRKLSDFENQTLVGLITKVSEPDMVYVNKTKQEAVAETIENNVRKVIIEESQANPKYYEKMSKLLDELIQLRKKEAIEYEKYLEQIKELAEKVSNENNTNDYPEALDTRGKKALYDNVERNEALALTLDKIIVENKLDGWKDGGIKEKKLMLAINEAVVDMDKTLALMKIIKAQHEY; encoded by the coding sequence ATGTACGATATAGGAAAATCAGAAAGAGCAACACAAAATAGAGTAGTACAACTATTCCAACACCAATTAGGGTATAGTTATCTTGGTCATTGGGAAAAACAAGTACGTAAATATCCCGTAGAAGAAGCCCTGCTATTAAAATACCTTATCGCGCAAGGCTATTCTGCAACGCTTTCAGAAAAAGCCATTTCTATTTTTATGAAGGCAGTAACCAATCTTGCCAACGATTTGTATGCGGCAAATAAAGAAGTTTATAAACTATTGCGTTATGGTATATCTGTAAGAGAAGCATTAGGGAAACAAAAAGAAACGGTTTGGTTGGTAGATTGGAAGCATATACAACACAATCACTTTGCCATTGCAGAAGAGGTTACCGTACAAGGAAAACACAACAAAAGACCCGATATTGTCATTTATGTAAACGGGATTGCTTTAGGAATTTTAGAGTTGAAAAGAAGCAAGGTGGGGGTAACAGACGCGATTCGTCAAAATATAGACAATCAACAACCTGCATTTATTCCGCAGTTTTTTACCACCATGCAATTCATATTGGCAGGAAATGATACGCAAGGAATCCGCTACGGTACCATAGGTACTCCAGAGAAGTATTACTTACAATGGAAAGAAGAAAGTGCGGTACACTATGATTATGTATTGGACAAACATATTGCTCAATTATGTGAAAAAGAACGCTTGCTAGAATTAATCCATGACTTTGTGGTATATGATAAAGGAGTTAAAAAATTAAGCAGACCCAACCAATTTTTTGGAATCAAAGCAGCACAACACAATATCCAAACCAGAACAGGAGGTATTGTATGGCATACCCAAGGATCTGGTAAATCGTTAACCATGGTTTGGCTCACGAAATGGATTCGAGAGAATATAAAAGATAGCCGGGTGTTAATTATTACCGATCGCCAAGAATTAGATAGTCAAATAGAGCAATTATTTGCAGGGGTTGACGAAACCATATACCGAGCAAAAAGTGGTCGGGATTTATTAAGTGTTCTAAACCAAAAAACAGCAATGCTTATTAGTAGCTTGGTACATAAATTTAGACGAAACGATGAAAGTGGTGATTATGAATCTTATATAGCAGAATTAACACAAAGTTTCGGATCAGATTTTCGAGCCAAAGGAGATATATATGTATTTGTAGATGAATGCCATCGTACACAATCAGGGAAGCTACATGAAGCCATGAAGTCCATATTACCCAATGCCTTGTTTATTGGTTTTACAGGAACACCGCTACTCAAAAAAGACAAACAAAAATCTATTGAAGTTTTTGGTACTTATATTGGCAATCCGTATAAATTTGATGAAGCGGTGGACGATGGTGTTGTATTGGATTTACTTTACGAAGCAAGAGATGTAGCACAATTTGTAACCGACCAGCAAAGTGTTGATGAATGGTTTGATGCGGAAACAAAAGGGTTGACTGATGTGGCTAAAATAGCACTAAAAAAACGTTGGGGAACCCTGCAAAAAGTATTAGGATCTAAATCGCGATTAGAAAAAATTGTATTTGATATCATAAGAGATTTTAAAGTAATACCTAGGCTTTCTTCTGGAGGAGGAAATGCCATGCTAGTATCAGGCTCTGTATATCAAGCCTGTAAGTATTACGAACTTTTTCAGCGTGCTGGTTTTAAAGAATGTGCGATTATCACTTCATACCAACCACATCATGCCGATATTAAAGGAGAAGGAGCAGGCGAAGGAGCACTTACCGATAAACTCTTAAAATATGAGGTATATACGCAAATGCTAAAAGGAAAATCTACAGAAGCATTTGAAGAAGAAGCAAAGGCTACTTTTATCAACGAACCCGCTAAAATGAAACTGCTCATTGTTGTAGATAAATTACTAACGGGTTTTGATGCCCCATCTGCCACGTATTTATACATTGATAAAAAGATGCAAGACCATGGGTTGTTTCAAGCAATATGCAGGGTAAATAGAGTAGATGGCGATGAAAAAGAATACGGATATATTATAGATTATAAAGATTTATTTAAAAGCTTAGAAAAATCTATTTCAGATTATACTTCTGAAGTGTTTGATAATTATGATGAAGAAGATGTAAAAGGCTTATTAAAAGATAGACAAGAAGCAGGAAAAACCCGTTTAGAAACAGCCTTAGAAGTTGTAAGTGCTTTATGTGAACCCGTGCATCCTAAAGACGAACCCAATTATATTAGGTACTTTTGCGGAAACACAGAAAATGCACAAGATTTAAAAAATACAGAAGAAAAAAGAGTGTTTTTATACAAGGCAGTGGTTGCCTTAATTAGAGCCTATGCCAATATTGCCAACGAAATGCATAAAATTGGATTTTCTGACGCAGAAGCTAAAAAGATAAAAGAAGAAGTACAGTACTATTCAGATATAAGAGATACCATTAAGCAAGCCAGTGGTGATTATTTAGATTTTAAACGTTTTGAACCAGGAATGCGCCAATTAATGGACATGTATTTAGATGCTAAATCGAGCCGCAAACTATCCGATTTTGAAAATCAAACTCTGGTAGGTTTAATCACTAAAGTATCTGAACCAGATATGGTTTATGTAAATAAGACAAAGCAAGAAGCAGTTGCAGAAACCATTGAAAATAACGTACGTAAAGTCATCATTGAAGAATCTCAAGCCAATCCAAAGTATTATGAAAAAATGTCTAAGCTTTTAGACGAACTAATTCAGTTACGAAAAAAGGAGGCTATAGAATATGAGAAATATTTAGAGCAAATTAAGGAGTTAGCGGAGAAGGTATCTAATGAAAATAACACCAATGATTATCCAGAAGCCTTGGATACAAGAGGAAAAAAGGCTTTATATGATAATGTAGAAAGGAACGAAGCATTGGCATTGACTTTAGATAAAATAATTGTTGAAAATAAATTAGATGGATGGAAAGATGGAGGCATTAAAGAAAAAAAGCTAATGTTAGCCATCAATGAGGCTGTTGTGGATATGGATAAAACCTTAGCATTGATGAAAATCATTAAAGCACAGCATGAGTATTAG
- the rimO gene encoding 30S ribosomal protein S12 methylthiotransferase RimO, producing the protein MRTKTTKKNKINVVTLGCSKNVYDSEVLMGQLKANGKEVVHEDENDEGNIVVINTCGFIGKAKEESVDTILHHAQRKEKGEIDKVFVTGCLSERYKPDLESEITNVDQYFGTHDLPNLLKVLEADYKHELIGERLTTTPQHYAYLKIAEGCDRPCSFCAIPLMRGKHKSTPIEAIVIEAEKLAKKGIKELMLIAQDLTYYGLDLYKKRALADLLKALVKVAGIEWIRLHYAFPSGFPLDVLEVMKNEPKVCNYLDIPLQHINTEILKSMKRGTTHEKTTALIHKFREAVPNMAIRTTLIVGYPGETETQFQELKDWVEAMRFERLGAFEYSHEENTGAYGLEDDVPAEVKFRRVNEIMEVQSQISWELNQAKVGKTFRCLFDRKDGAYYYGRTEFDSPDVDNDVLVDAQQHYIKIGEFIDIKIDEAGDFDLYGTPLVKQEKPVSLHQKRKIKHSK; encoded by the coding sequence ATGCGTACAAAAACAACCAAAAAAAATAAAATCAATGTAGTTACTTTAGGCTGTTCTAAAAATGTTTACGATAGTGAAGTTTTAATGGGGCAATTAAAAGCAAATGGAAAAGAGGTTGTGCATGAAGATGAAAACGATGAAGGTAACATTGTAGTCATTAATACTTGTGGATTTATAGGAAAAGCAAAGGAAGAATCTGTGGATACGATCCTACATCATGCACAAAGAAAAGAAAAAGGAGAAATAGATAAAGTTTTTGTAACAGGATGCTTAAGTGAGCGATACAAACCAGATTTAGAAAGTGAAATTACCAATGTAGATCAATATTTTGGAACGCATGATTTGCCTAATCTATTAAAAGTTTTAGAAGCAGATTATAAACATGAACTTATAGGAGAGCGTTTGACAACCACTCCGCAGCATTATGCATACTTAAAAATAGCAGAAGGGTGTGATAGGCCTTGTTCTTTTTGTGCCATTCCTTTGATGAGAGGAAAACATAAGTCAACTCCTATAGAAGCCATTGTTATTGAAGCTGAAAAATTGGCTAAAAAAGGCATTAAAGAATTGATGTTAATTGCACAAGATTTAACTTATTATGGATTGGACTTGTACAAGAAAAGGGCTTTGGCGGATTTGTTAAAAGCATTGGTAAAGGTAGCAGGTATTGAATGGATTCGCTTGCATTATGCCTTTCCTTCTGGATTTCCGTTGGACGTATTGGAGGTCATGAAAAACGAACCTAAGGTGTGCAATTATCTTGACATTCCATTGCAGCACATCAATACAGAAATCTTAAAATCAATGAAGCGTGGTACCACGCATGAAAAAACAACGGCATTGATTCATAAGTTTCGTGAAGCAGTGCCTAATATGGCCATTCGTACTACCTTGATTGTTGGGTATCCTGGTGAAACAGAAACGCAATTTCAAGAGTTGAAGGATTGGGTTGAAGCAATGCGCTTTGAGCGTTTGGGAGCTTTTGAATATTCGCATGAAGAAAATACAGGTGCTTATGGTTTGGAAGATGATGTGCCTGCGGAGGTGAAGTTTAGAAGGGTGAACGAAATTATGGAAGTACAAAGTCAAATATCTTGGGAGTTGAATCAAGCGAAGGTAGGAAAAACTTTCCGTTGCTTATTTGATAGAAAAGATGGGGCATATTATTACGGACGTACAGAGTTTGATTCGCCTGATGTAGATAATGATGTTCTTGTAGATGCACAGCAACATTATATTAAAATAGGAGAGTTTATCGATATTAAAATTGATGAGGCGGGCGATTTTGATTTGTATGGAACGCCTTTGGTAAAACAAGAGAAACCTGTTAGCTTGCATCAAAAAAGAAAGATAAAACATTCAAAATAA
- a CDS encoding DUF4295 domain-containing protein, with protein sequence MAKKSVASLQTGSKRLSKAIKMVKSPKTGAYTFVEAIMDPTQVNDFLAKK encoded by the coding sequence ATGGCAAAAAAATCAGTAGCATCGTTACAAACAGGTTCGAAAAGATTAAGTAAGGCTATCAAAATGGTAAAGTCTCCAAAAACAGGAGCTTACACATTTGTTGAAGCTATCATGGATCCTACACAAGTAAATGATTTCTTAGCAAAGAAATAA
- a CDS encoding Dph6-related ATP pyrophosphatase yields MKKAYFNWSSGKDAAYALYQILQGNSYQVTTLVTNVNQDYQRVSMHGLHESLLEAQAKSIGIPLEKIYLPANVTMDLYNEKMREKTTRLKLEGLEHGIFGDIFLEDLRQYRDEKLKEVGITGVYPLWKQDTKQLLKAFLALGFKAITVCVNATLLGKEFVGRVIDEEFISQLPDGVDVCGENGEFHTFCFEGPIFQKPIRFEIGEKVLKSYRLEEETSENCYQNTTTKPPKSTSTGFWYCDLKLLP; encoded by the coding sequence ATGAAAAAAGCTTATTTTAATTGGAGCTCTGGAAAAGATGCTGCTTATGCGTTGTATCAAATATTGCAAGGAAATAGTTATCAGGTAACCACGTTGGTAACGAATGTTAATCAAGATTACCAAAGGGTTTCAATGCATGGGCTTCATGAAAGCTTATTGGAGGCACAGGCTAAAAGTATTGGAATTCCGCTAGAAAAAATATATCTCCCTGCAAATGTTACGATGGATTTATACAATGAAAAGATGAGAGAAAAGACCACTCGCTTGAAATTGGAGGGATTGGAACATGGTATTTTTGGAGATATCTTTTTGGAAGATTTAAGGCAATATAGAGATGAAAAACTAAAAGAGGTAGGAATTACAGGGGTGTATCCATTATGGAAACAAGACACCAAGCAACTGTTAAAAGCATTTCTTGCTTTGGGCTTTAAAGCCATCACTGTTTGTGTAAATGCAACACTATTGGGCAAAGAGTTTGTAGGAAGAGTTATTGATGAAGAATTTATAAGTCAATTGCCTGATGGGGTAGATGTTTGTGGAGAAAATGGAGAGTTTCATACCTTTTGTTTTGAGGGACCTATATTTCAAAAGCCCATACGTTTTGAAATAGGGGAAAAGGTGTTGAAATCGTATCGGTTAGAAGAAGAAACGTCTGAAAATTGTTATCAAAATACCACCACCAAGCCGCCCAAAAGTACGAGTACTGGATTTTGGTATTGCGATTTGAAATTATTGCCTTAA
- a CDS encoding type I restriction-modification system subunit M codes for MAIKKSDLYSSLWASCDELRGGMDASQYKDYVLTMLFVKYVSDKYAGNSRSLIEVPKGASFEDMVALKGQPDIGDRINKDILKPLFAANGLEGAMELADFNDDEKLGSGKEKVDRLSKLIAIFEHEGLNFKNNRAEDDDILGDAYEFLMRHFATESGKSKGQFYTPAEVSRILAQVIEVDKADRPSYTAYDPTCGSGSLLLKVADEAPNGLTLYGQEKDIATKGLAIMNMWLHGHPEASIASKNTITDPQFKEDGRLKRFDFVVANPPFSVKNWTSGIVPMNDVFHRFKGYGVPPEKNGDYAFLLHIVSSLKSTGKGAVILPHGVLFRGNAEAEIRKNILERKWIKGIIGLPANLFYGTGIPACVIVLDKEHANKRKGVFMIDASKGFMKDGNKNRLREQDLYKIVEVFNSQMEVDRYARCVPFAEIEKNEYNLNIPRYIDTQEAEDIQDLDGHLNGGIPQRDIAALQEYWEVYPTLKQTLLSPLRAGYLGLNVATSEIKHAIYQHPDFKSYHATLDLTFKEFAAANHAFFNSIDSTTKPKVFIKTIAEDLLIRYANKALVNKYDVYQHLLDYWNSTLKDDVYLLIEEGWVANTKRVIEKNKKGKEVDKGWTCDVLPKKLIIDTYLAKEQQALQAVEAELESVQAKSAEWIEEHTGEEGLLQEATNDKGGITKTTLSKYLKEIKDEPTEVAAFKVANQLLKLFNKEASLKKEAKAMATDLDALCLAQYGKLTEEEVRELVVDKKWLASLQATLQTEMDAISQRLTSRIQELAARYEHTLTELDGTTNVLENKVSEHLKTMGLVWS; via the coding sequence ATGGCAATTAAAAAATCGGATTTATATAGCTCTTTATGGGCAAGTTGTGATGAATTACGTGGCGGAATGGATGCTTCTCAATACAAAGATTATGTACTCACCATGCTTTTTGTAAAGTATGTGTCTGATAAGTATGCAGGAAATTCTAGGAGCTTGATTGAGGTGCCGAAGGGGGCTTCTTTTGAGGATATGGTGGCTTTAAAGGGGCAACCTGATATTGGTGACCGAATTAATAAGGATATTCTAAAACCGCTATTTGCTGCCAATGGTTTGGAAGGTGCTATGGAATTGGCGGATTTTAATGATGATGAAAAATTAGGATCGGGTAAAGAAAAGGTGGATCGTTTGTCAAAATTGATTGCCATATTTGAGCATGAAGGCTTGAATTTTAAAAATAATCGTGCGGAGGATGATGATATTTTAGGAGATGCGTATGAGTTTTTAATGCGTCATTTTGCTACGGAATCTGGAAAAAGTAAGGGACAGTTTTATACGCCTGCGGAGGTGTCTAGGATTTTAGCACAGGTCATTGAAGTGGATAAGGCTGATAGGCCTTCTTATACTGCGTATGACCCTACTTGTGGTTCGGGATCATTGTTGTTAAAAGTGGCTGATGAAGCACCTAATGGGTTGACTTTGTACGGACAAGAAAAGGATATTGCTACTAAAGGATTGGCAATTATGAACATGTGGCTTCATGGCCATCCTGAGGCTTCTATTGCTAGTAAAAATACCATTACGGATCCTCAGTTTAAAGAGGATGGACGGTTGAAGCGTTTTGATTTTGTTGTGGCGAATCCGCCGTTTTCTGTAAAAAACTGGACGAGTGGTATTGTGCCTATGAATGATGTATTTCATCGTTTTAAAGGCTATGGAGTTCCTCCAGAAAAAAATGGGGATTATGCTTTTTTATTACATATTGTAAGTTCTTTAAAGAGTACAGGAAAGGGAGCGGTTATTTTACCGCATGGGGTTTTGTTTAGAGGAAATGCGGAAGCAGAAATTAGAAAGAACATACTAGAACGTAAGTGGATTAAAGGAATTATTGGCTTGCCTGCTAATTTGTTTTATGGTACAGGAATTCCTGCTTGTGTGATTGTATTGGATAAGGAACATGCTAATAAACGTAAAGGGGTGTTTATGATAGATGCAAGCAAAGGGTTTATGAAAGACGGAAATAAAAACCGTTTGCGGGAACAAGATTTGTACAAAATTGTGGAGGTGTTTAATTCGCAAATGGAAGTGGATAGGTATGCGCGTTGTGTGCCTTTTGCAGAAATTGAAAAGAATGAATATAATTTAAACATCCCTAGGTATATAGATACTCAGGAAGCGGAAGATATTCAAGATTTGGATGGGCATTTAAATGGAGGGATACCGCAAAGAGATATAGCTGCTTTGCAAGAGTATTGGGAGGTGTATCCAACTCTTAAACAAACCTTATTGAGTCCTTTAAGAGCGGGGTATTTAGGTTTGAATGTGGCAACATCTGAAATCAAGCATGCCATTTACCAACATCCCGATTTTAAGAGCTATCATGCCACGCTAGATCTTACTTTTAAGGAGTTTGCTGCGGCAAATCATGCTTTTTTTAATAGTATTGATAGCACAACCAAACCTAAAGTGTTTATTAAAACCATTGCGGAAGATTTGCTGATTCGTTATGCTAATAAGGCATTGGTCAATAAGTATGATGTGTATCAGCATTTGTTAGATTATTGGAATAGTACGCTTAAAGATGATGTGTATTTGTTAATAGAAGAGGGATGGGTAGCGAATACCAAGCGTGTTATTGAAAAGAATAAGAAAGGTAAAGAAGTGGATAAGGGTTGGACGTGTGATGTACTCCCCAAGAAATTAATAATAGATACTTACTTAGCTAAAGAACAACAAGCATTGCAGGCGGTAGAGGCGGAGCTAGAAAGTGTACAGGCAAAGAGTGCAGAATGGATAGAAGAGCATACGGGGGAAGAAGGATTGCTACAGGAGGCTACCAATGATAAAGGGGGGATTACCAAAACGACTCTAAGTAAGTACCTCAAAGAAATTAAAGACGAGCCTACCGAAGTAGCGGCATTTAAGGTAGCGAACCAATTGCTAAAGCTTTTTAATAAAGAAGCGAGTTTAAAAAAGGAGGCCAAAGCAATGGCAACGGATTTGGATGCGCTTTGCTTGGCGCAATATGGAAAACTAACGGAAGAAGAAGTACGCGAATTGGTGGTGGATAAAAAATGGTTGGCAAGCTTACAGGCAACCTTACAAACGGAAATGGATGCGATTTCGCAGCGTTTAACTAGCCGTATTCAAGAGTTAGCAGCGCGTTATGAGCATACCTTAACGGAATTGGATGGTACTACCAATGTGTTGGAAAATAAGGTAAGCGAACACTTAAAAACGATGGGATTGGTATGGAGTTAA
- a CDS encoding restriction endonuclease subunit S, whose protein sequence is MELTTKQGFKQTEVGLIPEDWLVISLSEAVEFLDGKRRPIKANERVSGNYPYYGASGIIDYVNDYIFDDELILLGEDGENILSRNLPLAFIIKGKAWVNNHAHVMKPNKFFNINFLTEYLESLDYSLLNSGTAQPKLNKKSCLNIRVIAPPIKEQKAIATALSDMDDLIASLESLIAKKQAIKQGAMQQLLTPPHKGGKRLPGFSGEWVEKKLGEKADFYKGKGLPKSDIIEEGKYKCIHYGELFTNYNHIITSVRSRTNENSDIFLSKENDVLMPTSDVTPNGLATASALFEDDIILGGDVLVIRPNKSLYGAFLSYQISMNKQQIMSLISGTTVYHLYGSDMSKFNFHIPKIDEQKAIIRILYDMEVEITQLETKKAKYQQLKQGMLEELLTGNTRLV, encoded by the coding sequence ATGGAGTTAACAACGAAACAGGGGTTTAAGCAAACCGAGGTAGGTTTGATTCCAGAGGATTGGCTTGTTATTAGCCTTTCTGAAGCTGTAGAGTTTTTAGACGGAAAAAGGAGACCTATAAAGGCAAATGAGAGAGTGTCGGGAAATTATCCGTATTATGGAGCTTCTGGAATTATAGATTATGTCAATGATTATATATTTGATGATGAATTGATATTATTAGGTGAGGATGGTGAGAATATTCTAAGCAGAAATTTACCACTAGCTTTTATTATTAAAGGAAAAGCTTGGGTTAACAATCACGCACATGTGATGAAACCAAACAAGTTCTTTAATATAAATTTTCTTACTGAATACTTGGAAAGCCTAGATTATTCTTTACTTAACTCAGGAACAGCTCAACCTAAATTAAATAAGAAATCTTGTCTAAATATTAGAGTCATAGCTCCTCCTATAAAAGAACAAAAAGCCATCGCTACCGCTTTAAGCGATATGGATGACCTGATTGCAAGTTTAGAAAGTTTAATAGCTAAAAAACAAGCCATCAAACAAGGTGCCATGCAGCAGTTGTTAACGCCACCGCATAAAGGTGGGAAACGTTTACCTGGGTTTTCTGGGGAGTGGGTGGAGAAGAAATTGGGGGAAAAAGCAGATTTCTATAAAGGTAAAGGGTTGCCAAAGTCTGATATTATTGAAGAAGGAAAATATAAATGTATCCACTATGGGGAGTTATTTACTAATTATAACCATATAATAACATCAGTAAGGAGTCGTACAAACGAAAATTCGGATATTTTTCTTTCAAAAGAAAATGATGTATTGATGCCTACTTCTGATGTTACACCAAACGGATTAGCTACTGCAAGTGCTCTATTTGAAGATGATATTATTCTTGGCGGAGATGTACTCGTAATAAGACCTAATAAATCCTTATACGGAGCGTTTTTAAGCTACCAAATATCAATGAATAAACAACAAATAATGTCCTTAATTAGTGGGACAACCGTCTATCATCTTTATGGCTCAGATATGTCAAAATTTAACTTTCATATCCCAAAAATTGATGAGCAAAAAGCAATTATTAGGATACTTTATGATATGGAGGTAGAAATTACCCAATTAGAAACCAAAAAAGCAAAATACCAACAACTTAAACAAGGGATGCTAGAAGAATTGTTAACTGGTAACACGAGGTTGGTATAG